Proteins encoded by one window of Lepeophtheirus salmonis chromosome 3, UVic_Lsal_1.4, whole genome shotgun sequence:
- the LOC121113986 gene encoding uncharacterized protein has protein sequence MAEGAVRKLKRGSGEYYLNDEFASGHSNSNSPQDDENGSESDDILIIDECIRSDKKSPKLGPGSSYRLIDTDEKKFEQVENELEALFAGVESDDGKVEKNLPKEETKVKTPPSKATSPTPPPPRPVALPPSKPPKKETVKKRAEKSTPKSQVSSNKSLKLKRKKNLTKQESLLEKYKGPFLRIEGPDPFNPVWSNIINFSHDPLTSEAEVRLWSSIDGISEHEHHSRMAGLTSAALLTTSSYYDENWICVFCKNRSHYQGLGDLFGPYYVPSELMKDFTVPKKSKPSDLASKFILGGAEPASKKRKRKKSAVNEASLNASVTSANAHPNEVEVWMHEDCICWIQDIQILGHRLIGLERAIEDSNKTRCAICSLNGCSFGCSSIGCRRVAHYPCALMSKWTLDEKEFQAFCLDHSSKD, from the exons ATGGCTGAAGGAGCAGTAAGAAAGCTGAAAAGAGGCTCTGGAGAGTATTATCTGAACGACGAGTTTGCAAGTGGACATAGTAATTCCAATTCTCCCCAGGATGATGAAAATGGCTCCGAATCCGATGATATTTTGATCATCGATGAATGCATCCGATCTGACAAAAAGTCTCCCAAGCTTGGACCCGGATCCTCATATCGTCTTATTGATACTGACGAGAAAAAGTTTGAGCAAGTGGAGAACGAATTGGAAGCACTTTTTGCAGGGGTTGAATCAG ATGATGGAAAGGTCGAGAAAAACCTGCCAAAAGAAGAGACAAAGGTCAAAACTCCTCCATCCAAAGCAACCTCACCTACTCCACCCCCGCCACGTCCAGTGGCTCTACCACCCTCTAAACCTCCTAAAAAGGAGACGGTCAAGAAAAGAGCTGAGAAGTCCACCCCTAAATCCCAAGTGTCTTCCAATAAATCCCTAAAGCTCAAACGCAAAAAGAATTTAACAAAACAAGAAAGTTTATTAGAAAAGTACAAAGGTCCATTTCTGCGTATTGAAGGACCGGATCCCTTTAATCCTGTGTGGAGCAACATCATTAACTTCTCTCATGATCCTCTCACGTCTGAAGCAGAGGTTCGTCTCTGGTCATCCATTGATGGAATTTCTGAGCATGAACATCACAGTCGTATGGCTGGACTTACATCTGCAGCCCTGCTAACAACGAGCTCATATTATGATGAAAATTGGATATGTGTATTTTGTAAGAATAGAAGTCACTATCAGGGCTTAGGAGATCTCTTTGGTCCTTACTACGTTCCTTCTGAACTCATGAAAGACTTTACCGTACCAAAAAAATCTAAACCCTCTGACCTAGCCTCAAAATTCATTCTTGGAGGTGCTGAACCAGCATCTAAAAAGAGAAAACGGAAGAAATCCGCAGTGAATGAAGCATCTCTCAACGCAAGTGTAACATCAGCTAATGCTCATCCAAATGAAGTTGAGGTTTGGATGCATGAGGATTGTATTTGTTGGATACAAGATATTCAAATACTTGGGCATCGTTTAATTGGACTTGAAAGGGCAATTGAAGATTCTAATAAAACAAGATGTGCCATTTGCTCTCTTAATGGTTGTTCTTTTGGTTGTAGTTCAATTGGATGTCGAAGAGTGGCTCATTATCCATGTGCTCTAATGAGCAAATGGACTCTAGACGAAAAGGAATTTCAAGCATTCTGTTTAGATCATAGTTCtaaggattaa
- the LOC121113988 gene encoding tetratricopeptide repeat protein 17 gives MEYSMRFRSPILLLILISCFLHPIPTKENHFQTWKLSSGKIIPGMIGLSEELGEERSVFEIISSTVTNDDGLWKKTCCDEGGGGLSEEEVLDCGKPVNFTYYDHLNGIHNRQHHPHIPEPDVALYFKTLFSSKKSSGGSGKKSDLINIDVIERKLKKLKRERPKSVELYNQIGNFWRIKGDTQKTIECFRRALAVSPYNAAVLLNLARVFYNLQLLDDAIFLTRRSLEVQPPDTNAWLQHFQLGEILKAFRSYQEAALHFRHVLELKPGYGPALLALQDMESIPDSSVQFHTALIIVTLVMGVILWIFFSLDMSFEELTGISSSSNSYGSGSHRPSLKKLQIRNKNSHNSRG, from the exons atggaGTATTCCATGCGATTTCGAAGTCCCATTCTTCTCTTGATCCTCATCTCCTGTTTTCTGCATCCCATTCCAACTAAAGAAAATCACTTTCAAACATGGAAACTTTCGAGTGGAAAGATCATTCCTGGAATGATTGGCCTTTCAGAGGAATTAG GCGAAGAGCGATCTGTATTTGAGATAATTTCATCGACGGTAACGAATGATGATGGGCTCTGGAAGAAGACCTGTTGTGACGAGGGTGGTGGAGGACTGAGTGAGGAAGAAGTGTTGGATTGTGGGAAGCCTGTCAACTTTACTTATTATGATCACCTCAATGGAATTCATAATCGCCAACATCATCCTCACATCCCTGAACCTGATGTAGCTCTCTATTTCAAAACCCTGTTCTCTTCTAAGAAGAGCAGTGGTGGAAGTGGGAAAAAGTCTGACTTGATTAATATTGATGTgattgaaagaaaattgaaaaagctGAAGAGAGAGCGGCCAAAGTCAGTGGAACTCTATAATCAAATCGGAAATTTTTGGCGTATCAAAGGTGATACACAAAAAACTATCGAATGTTTTCGCCGTGCCCTTGCAGTTTCTCCATATAATGCCGCAGTTCTATTGAATCTAGCTAGAGTATTTTACAATCTCCAGCTGCTTGATGATGCTATTTTTCTGACTCGCCGCTCACTAGAAGTTCAGCCTCCTGATACTAACGCCTGGCTTCAACACTTTCAACTTGGAGAAATACTTAAAGCCTTCCGATCATACCAAGAAGCTGCTCTTCACTTTAGACATGTACTTGAGTTAAAACCTGGATATGGACCGGCGTTATTGGCATTACAAGATATGGAATCTATTCCTGATTCAAGTGTTCAGTTTCATACTGCACTGATAATAGTAACACTTGTCATGGGGGTAATTTTAtggatctttttttctttggataTGAGCTTTGAAGAATTAACTGGGATCTCATCCTCATCCAACTCCTATGGGAGTGGTAGTCATCGACCCTCACTTAAAAAGTTGCAAATTCGCAACAAAAATAGCCATAATAGCAGAGGATAG